A window of Periplaneta americana isolate PAMFEO1 chromosome 7, P.americana_PAMFEO1_priV1, whole genome shotgun sequence contains these coding sequences:
- the LOC138703174 gene encoding UPF0587 protein CG4646 isoform X3: MKIGLQIRATLECIDKIYTNQPEFCWYLKLKCTACGEASDKWHDVSLSEIFEDRTGHANVHYAAKCKLCVKENNLSILEDTIQPYTKADHEKFKTIVVFDCRGVELVDCEFRDGWSAVAEDSGHVFPEVDLSEKEWVEWDEKTKQSVGIYSIEHQFVRIK, encoded by the exons ATG aaaatcggGCTGCAAATCCGGGCAACTTTGGAATGCATtgataaaatatacacaaatcaGCCTGAATTCTGCTGGTATTTGAAA TTAAAATGCACAGCCTGTGGAGAGGCATCTGATAAATGGCATGACGTCAGCTTGTCAGAAATATTTGAAGATCGGACTGGGCATGCCAACGTGCACTATGCTGCCAAGTGCAAACTGTgtgttaaagaaaataatttaa GCATCCTGGAGGATACAATACAACCTTACACCAAAGCTGACCATGAAAAGTTCAAAACCATTGTTGTATTTGATTGTAGAGGCGTTGAACTAGTGGACTGTGAATTCAGG gaTGGTTGGAGTGCAGTTGCTGAAGATAGTGGCCATGTTTTTCCGGAAGTAGATCTTAGTGAAAAAGAATGGGTGGAATGGGATGAGAAAACAAAACAATCTGTAGGAATATACAGTATTGAACATCAGTTTGTAcgcattaaataa
- the LOC138703174 gene encoding UPF0587 protein CG4646 isoform X2 — protein sequence MGLAEKKIGLQIRATLECIDKIYTNQPEFCWYLKLKCTACGEASDKWHDVSLSEIFEDRTGHANVHYAAKCKLCVKENNLSILEDTIQPYTKADHEKFKTIVVFDCRGVELVDCEFRDGWSAVAEDSGHVFPEVDLSEKEWVEWDEKTKQSVGIYSIEHQFVRIK from the exons ATGGGACTAGCCGAAAAG aaaatcggGCTGCAAATCCGGGCAACTTTGGAATGCATtgataaaatatacacaaatcaGCCTGAATTCTGCTGGTATTTGAAA TTAAAATGCACAGCCTGTGGAGAGGCATCTGATAAATGGCATGACGTCAGCTTGTCAGAAATATTTGAAGATCGGACTGGGCATGCCAACGTGCACTATGCTGCCAAGTGCAAACTGTgtgttaaagaaaataatttaa GCATCCTGGAGGATACAATACAACCTTACACCAAAGCTGACCATGAAAAGTTCAAAACCATTGTTGTATTTGATTGTAGAGGCGTTGAACTAGTGGACTGTGAATTCAGG gaTGGTTGGAGTGCAGTTGCTGAAGATAGTGGCCATGTTTTTCCGGAAGTAGATCTTAGTGAAAAAGAATGGGTGGAATGGGATGAGAAAACAAAACAATCTGTAGGAATATACAGTATTGAACATCAGTTTGTAcgcattaaataa
- the LOC138703174 gene encoding UPF0587 protein CG4646 isoform X1: MPRHDYTLPQRIFIYDTYVITNSCREVRKRFETQFPGLPIPHRETVRRLVNKFRETGSIRDRKRRVTKRVLTEEKLDDIGEHLEHSPQKSLRLLAQETDVSMSTAWRATKLLKLTSYKVTVAQELLACDHHCRKIGLQIRATLECIDKIYTNQPEFCWYLKLKCTACGEASDKWHDVSLSEIFEDRTGHANVHYAAKCKLCVKENNLSILEDTIQPYTKADHEKFKTIVVFDCRGVELVDCEFRDGWSAVAEDSGHVFPEVDLSEKEWVEWDEKTKQSVGIYSIEHQFVRIK, from the exons ATGCCTCGACACGATTATACATTACCACAAAGGATTTTTATCTACGACACATATGTGATAACAAACTCTTGTAGGGAAGTAAGAAAGCGATTTGAAACACAATTTCCCGGTTTACCTATCCCACACAGAGAAACCGTGCGAAGACTTGTGAACAAATTCAGGGAAACGGGGTCGATTCGCGATAGAAAGCGAAGAGTAACAAAACGAGTTCTTACTGAGGAGAAGTTGGATGATATTGGAGAACATTTAGAACACAGTCCTCAAAAATCTCTACGGCTGCTTGCACAGGAAACAGATGTTTCGATGAGCACAGCATGGCGAGCTACTAAGCTCTTGAAATTGACATCATACAAGGTCACTGTGGCCCAAGAATTGCTGGCATGTGATCATCATTGTcgg aaaatcggGCTGCAAATCCGGGCAACTTTGGAATGCATtgataaaatatacacaaatcaGCCTGAATTCTGCTGGTATTTGAAA TTAAAATGCACAGCCTGTGGAGAGGCATCTGATAAATGGCATGACGTCAGCTTGTCAGAAATATTTGAAGATCGGACTGGGCATGCCAACGTGCACTATGCTGCCAAGTGCAAACTGTgtgttaaagaaaataatttaa GCATCCTGGAGGATACAATACAACCTTACACCAAAGCTGACCATGAAAAGTTCAAAACCATTGTTGTATTTGATTGTAGAGGCGTTGAACTAGTGGACTGTGAATTCAGG gaTGGTTGGAGTGCAGTTGCTGAAGATAGTGGCCATGTTTTTCCGGAAGTAGATCTTAGTGAAAAAGAATGGGTGGAATGGGATGAGAAAACAAAACAATCTGTAGGAATATACAGTATTGAACATCAGTTTGTAcgcattaaataa